A stretch of the Streptomyces sp. NBC_01264 genome encodes the following:
- a CDS encoding ISAs1 family transposase, whose protein sequence is MLVRLGPLDADRVADLRPYFDAVPDPRSLRGRWYSLTAVLLVCACAVVSGARSIDELAEWGQRASDTLLTVIGIRRHLLGWRRAPSPATIGRVLGAVDGDVLDRAVGAYLADRHRAATEPTRTPPSASERLRVIAVDGKALKGSARLTAKRRHLLSAVTHGTVVTIAQVEVGAKTNETTHFQPLLTPLDLAGTVVTFDALHSVRANITWLVETKKAHYIAVIKTNQPTAHRQLASLPWRDISIQHTASATGHGRRESRSVKTCAVPDQLGGIAFPHARLAIRIHRRRKQTGQRETRESVYAVTSLDAHQATPADLAAAIRGHWGIENSSHHTRDVTFAEDASTVHTRTAPRAMATLRNLAIGALKTLGAANIAKTTRAIRHEPQRALGILGITHDPDTHGT, encoded by the coding sequence GTGCTTGTGAGGCTGGGTCCGCTGGACGCTGACCGGGTCGCTGATCTGCGCCCCTACTTCGATGCAGTGCCCGATCCGCGCTCACTGCGGGGCCGCTGGTACTCACTGACCGCGGTCCTGCTGGTGTGTGCCTGCGCGGTCGTCTCGGGAGCCAGGAGCATCGACGAGCTCGCCGAGTGGGGCCAGCGCGCCTCGGACACACTCCTGACAGTGATCGGTATCCGCCGTCACCTGCTCGGATGGCGGCGCGCCCCGTCGCCGGCCACGATCGGTCGCGTGCTGGGGGCTGTCGACGGCGATGTGCTGGACCGGGCGGTGGGCGCCTACCTGGCCGACCGGCACCGTGCTGCCACCGAGCCCACCCGGACACCACCCTCGGCGTCGGAGCGGCTGCGTGTGATCGCTGTCGACGGCAAAGCACTCAAGGGATCAGCCCGTCTCACCGCGAAGCGCCGACACCTGCTCTCCGCGGTCACACACGGCACCGTCGTCACCATCGCCCAGGTGGAGGTCGGCGCGAAGACGAACGAGACCACACACTTCCAACCGCTTCTGACACCGCTGGACCTGGCCGGCACCGTCGTCACCTTCGACGCCCTCCACTCGGTCCGAGCGAACATCACCTGGCTGGTCGAGACCAAGAAGGCCCACTACATCGCCGTGATCAAGACCAACCAGCCGACGGCTCACCGCCAGCTCGCATCCCTGCCGTGGCGGGACATCTCCATCCAGCACACCGCCTCCGCCACCGGGCACGGCAGGCGCGAGTCCCGCTCGGTCAAGACCTGCGCCGTCCCCGACCAACTCGGCGGGATCGCTTTTCCCCACGCCCGCCTGGCCATCCGCATCCACCGGCGCCGCAAGCAGACCGGCCAGCGCGAGACCCGGGAGAGCGTCTACGCCGTCACCAGCCTCGACGCCCACCAAGCCACCCCAGCCGACCTGGCCGCCGCAATCCGCGGGCACTGGGGCATCGAGAACTCCTCGCACCACACCAGGGACGTCACTTTCGCCGAGGACGCCTCCACCGTCCACACCCGAACCGCACCCCGCGCGATGGCAACTCTCCGCAACCTCGCCATCGGCGCCCTGAAAACCCTCGGCGCCGCCAACATCGCCAAGACCACCCGAGCCATCCGCCACGAACCGCAACGAGCACTCGGCATCCTGGGCATCACCCACGATCCGGACACCCACGGAACTTGA